Genomic window (Drosophila albomicans strain 15112-1751.03 chromosome X, ASM965048v2, whole genome shotgun sequence):
ataaattaaaaattataattgaaaagcTAAGATTTTTGACGGAATAAACGTAAACAAGCCAAAATGTAAGCcgataaaaaaattaatttgatatggTAAACTGGAAGTTtcaaactattaaaaaatcacaatagcaaaaaaaaaaaagaaaagaaaaataaattaaaaatgaaattaaatgaaataaaacataacgaaatgatataaaatatgaaaaataataatgataaaaaattaattagcaatCTGATGAAAGTTTCGTAGATCTAATCTAAAATCATATCTATCAAAATGATGAAATCccagaaatattatttacatttgaagAAGTTATTGTGGTTTAtatgctatatttatttattatttttatattattatttatatatttttataaaattttatattatttatattactattattacaaattcctattttttgatattctattcaattttatGTATAGTAGTATAAAGTACAGTACtatattgtactatatattaaatgatcTACCGTGTGCAGCGCTGTCGAGCATACTCAACATTATtctctttctttgttttctgtttttttagtattgtGCAAAACTGCAGCGGCGCCGGAAACAAAGCAGACTGCCAACTAACTATTTATGCGAGCTACCGATTACCGATTGTCGACTACTGAATTAGCCCGGCAGCTGCGGCGATCGGCGACgcccacaaaaacaaaagccacaaaaggaaaaaagagTTGAACGTGCATTCGCCACGATCCTGGCCGCCATGTTGAATgggagagaaagatagagcgagagggagatagagagagagacagtaaACCACCCCTTGAACCAGGGCCAGGCAAATATGGCGTGACCAGATGCAGCCAGGACGAGGGACGGAGACGGGGAAGCGTTACGCCACACTAATGAGGCATCAAGATAAGATGTGTGCGTGTCATAAACATACATCTATACTGTATAAGCTAGTGTTCATATTGTGTTTTTGGGTCACTAATGCATTAACAATGAAAGGCTTTTAGTGCCCTACACAATACAACAGACACTGgatacattttaattggtGCTATTGACGATTGTTGAGCAACGTTTGTCCATTCACTGATTACGCGCAGTTGTAAAAGTTCCGTTGAATCGAATCGGTCATTGGTGTCAGTTAGTTGGTGGCTATAGAGTATGTTCCTGAAACGAAAATGCCGCAAAAGATATCGTCAACACCTGAGCAAAAGGATGCGCTCGCCGCGATGAGTCGTCAGCAGCGTTTGCTCGACACTTTGATCATCTTTCGTCGGAGTCTCGTCTATCAGACGAAGGAGTTCTTTCAGAACTCAACGCTTCACGGTGTGCGCTATATTGCCGAAACCGGGCGACCAATTGGCGAGAAATTCATGTGGTTCTGCTTCACATCGATTGGCGCTGTTACCGCTCTCGTTATCATCATGAGTCTGTGGGAGAAGTTCCAAACGAATCCCACCATCACCGGTCTCGACACTGATTTTCACAATCAGAATGTCGTTTTTCCCACCACCGTGGTGTGTCCCGAAGCGGCCTTCGATCCCAACAAATCCTACAATGAGGTCTACAAAACAGTCGCGTACGTTTCAATTTTCTTTCCTCCCCCATTTAATTGTGTAGTACATTTAAAATCGAAGTTATTTCTAGTAATTATGATGCTGACAAAGCTTTGGTTTATGCACCATTTTTGGATCTGCTCACTTCGCTGAATTTCGACAACATTCGAGATGCGGAACTGTTGGCCAAATCCATACCAGCGGATCTCCTCGCGGAGAGCACAATTCGCGAATGGGCGTTTCGTTCACAAATCTCATGCGAGAACACGCTTATCTCATGCAAGTATCGCGACGAAGACATCGTCTGCTGCGATCACTTTGAACCCATCTACACGGAGCACGGCTTCTGCTATGCCTTCAACAGTCGCTTCAAGTCCACGGCCAGAGAGGAGTAAGTGACACAAGTCCTTGTCCGGGAAATATTCTTGATATGAATAAAGTCAGCAGATTTttgtatgatttatttttgactCACTTAATGAAGTTTTATATTGACTTAAATAGAATTCTTATTAAAGAATTATCTTGTTTTCAAATCGAGTATTGGTTAAgagatttttgtttaatttagtttgtttcattttatttaaagtcatTAAAGGCTCGACTGTGAggtatcttaaaatataccaaaaatataatgacaaaaaaactaaacaaaaaacttcTGCACAAAAGAATAATACATACTTTTCTAaatatcctttttttttcgtgtggcttaatttggtttaattgtttttaatgtatttaatgtaTAGAAGTAAGAAGTGAAAGATTTAACTTAAATGgataaactgaaaatatttagagaactatattacaatatttccTATAAACAAAATAGTAATTCAAAATGCTTGTTGCCACATTCTTATTAATCAATATTACAAACAATGAAATTATTCGAATTGAAAAATCGATAGTATTATATGccataaatatatcatatcGAAACGAGGTATATTTCGTTCACTCTTATAATATCAATTTATCTTTTAAAGCGTTAAAACTGGCTCACCACATGATCTCTATGAGACGGACAAGAAGTGGGCGTTATTCTTCTTGCCCAACAGCACAACGCAGGTTAGTAGAATATGCGATTTCTTATATACTCGTACAATTTCTTAGTTTCTAAGTACAATTATTGCAGATATTTATATTCTCGAATGAGGAATACTTTGGCGCCGATTTCAATGCGCAAATCGATTGGTCCGAGGATCAGCTGGTGGAGGTGCGCATCTCCAAGAAGAACACCTACACCACAGACGATGCGCGTCAGCTGTCGATTGGTCAGCGCAAGTGCATCTTCAGCGACGAGGTCAAGTTGCAATATTTCCCCGATGCTTACACGTTTTCCTCCTGCATGAAGCAATGCCGCATGGCCAAGGCCATCAAGCTCTGCAAGTGCAATCCGCCCTTCTACAAGCCCATTAGTAAGCGCTTCTTCTGGCTTTCCTGTGTAccatttgaattgaattgaaacaCACTTTTCTTAGATAATGTACCCATGTGTGCGGTCAAGGACTTTGGATGCCTCAATGATTACAAGCTGAACATAACGAACATCCGGGATTGTCTGCAGTGTGAACTCAGCTGCTCCAAGACCGTTTTCAACATTGATAAGCTTATGAAAATGTGAGTAGTATAGATTCCTATTTACTTCTGTTGATATAAACCTATTGCTGAATGGTTACTACTACATTAACTAccttaaaaatttatattgaaatcaaCTTTTCATACTGAATTCCACAATCAGAGCAACactataaaatttcatttattattatcatttatcaACAATTGAGTGTGTTTGGAACTTTGGTATAAAACAGTCAAAACTTCAAGGCACATTTCAGTAGAACAAGTTGAGAAGgaaattgataatttaataGTCAGTTtcaatcaataattaaatagcaacaaattacaatttatatctAAAAACACAACTGACAAATGACCAGCCACATTATAAGTTAACAACTTGAGAATCGCAGAGAAGGGTCTAATTATGCTGAGAACATCGAAGCGACGTTTTTCgatgttttagttgttgtcgatgtttaGCGATATATGGATGTTTGACAAAACTCAATGTTGCttaattgttataattataagtttttgtacttaaaaaaaaagtaaacaacaatGAATTCTAAGGAAGCTTGTTGTTTCGAAtgtttgcatatattttaaaagaatgaaatatgtttttaattaaatttattatgaaatttaactttatatGTATTACAAGTTAACAAAATCTTTTCATATTAGGTCAACAACTTGAGAATCGCAGAGAAGGGactttataatttatagtattagtttatttaaatgtggACTGTGTTACTGAAATTCATACATTTTTGCGTAGTTGACCATTTagccatttatttattttttatttttatatatattttacttatgtCATTGATATTTAGGTGTATTATAATCGCCCGAGTCTCTTCACATCTTCCTCTCTAGTCCCGTCTGCTAGTCCTGCATTCAGGGTATCATCGATCTCTTTATCTGTACATCTAGCTATTCATTCATTGGCAattatttcttctttcttaGCACTGATCGTGCTGAGATGCCTGGAGTCTTGGTGGAGTTCCTCACCTGGCCGATTATACGGTACAAGCGTGAGGTTCTTTTCGGCTGGGTGGATTTGCTTGTATCCTTTGGCGGTATTGCCAGCTTATTTCTCGGTTTCTCGCTGCTCTCCGGCGTGGAGATCATTTACTATTTTACGCTTCGCGCCTGCTGCATGGTCTACAAAAATCGagtatgttttctttttgttggttgCTTGGCATTTGTAACACTCAATGTGATGTTCGATTTATTTGCTTAGCAAGAACTATATGAGATTGAGGAGCGTATACGACATGAGCCGCCACCGGCAATTGATCTACAGCTGAAGCTCAAATCCCATGTAAATCCGCCGAACAGCGCTTCAAGCTCCTCATCGGCTGTGCTGCAAGTGAAGCCTGTCGAGGGGGACAAGGATGCGGATCTTGGTCATTTGGCGCGACAGCGTCGAGTTGAGAAAGTAAGTGAATTTATTGTGTTTCTAATGTAAGCTTAACTGAGGTGACACTATGTTCAAACTAATGCAGGGTTACATGAACTACTCGAAGGGCTTGTATCGCACACCCAAGGTGCTGCCTCATCATGGCTACGATAACTCCAAGGATAAATGGCAATACGATCACGGACAATATTTGCCATAAGAAAAGAAGCGAAAAACTATTTGCGGCAAGCCgcatttgaaatacttttgcagaGAAGTGGATATCTTATGTTGCATTATGATATCGTTAAACTGAAGAGAGGACTTACTCTGCAGGGGTTTCTATTAATTAGctaaccattttttttttgtccatTAAATACTCAATATATTGATATGCTATATACGACGTGCACTGCTCGATTGAAATGAGCtgaatatatacttaatactaCTTATGCGCacatcaacaataaatatccagcaatttttgttgttttgttgttttattttctaatgAACTTCTCTCGCCCTGCAATTAAACAAGTTTTCATGCTGCATACTtacttgccttgccttgccttggcttggcttggtttGCCTTAGCTCAGGCAAGTTCACTGCACTGTGcggcagctggagctggagctgtaGATGGAGCTGAAGcgggagcaacaacaacagcaacaagaacagtAACTAACCACGACCAACATCAGGCAAGCGAGCAACCCCAAAGCCAACCCCATCAGACCCGCCGCAACCCCTGCGCAACGTGCCGTCAACGGGCAAAGCGAAAAGCATTTTTCAGTTAACATCGTTGCCGGCTCATTGTTAATCCAGCAACCGTTGTGCCTCCCCCACCCCCCTCAATACCCCCTTCGGGCAACCAAagcagagatagagagagaacgagacagagagagtgcCCAGAGGGTTGTGAGTTTTGCGGGTGGCGTCGGTCGGGCAAAAAACTTTCGGTTGTAGTTGTAATTGCAGTTGTAAGCCGCGTAGTACAACTCACAGTtggttgtatgtatgtatgtatgtaaggcATTCAATTGCATAGCAGCCCCTCGACCCCCCTCCCGCACCAACGGCGCGCAGCCTTTGGCTAACCAAAAACCTCCTGCCACGCATTGCTGGCAATGAATGAAAGCCAAAGCTTCGTGTGCGCATGTATGTGCGCTTATGCATAATGCAATGCACAGCGCAACAACCCTGCATAGAGCTTTCAAAAGCTCAACATACgcgtgagagagaaagagaatgcCGAAACGATCGCCTAGTGCAAAAGCTTTGAGTTCGGTGTGCAAGTGAGACAGTTGTACTGGCTGAACTACTCGAACTAcgctcgtgtgtgtgtgtgtgtgtgtgtgtatgtgtgtgtgtgtgtgtgtgtatgtgtgtgcacatggagacaaacaaaacaaaacccaaaaccaaAAGAGTTTAAAGTTCAAATCATGCAAAAGGGTTAAATGCGTTCCACATGGCAAGCAAACACAGCAGGCAATGCATTGCGATAGAGAGACGAAGACAGTGGAGTAGTGTGGGATGATGggagagatggagagatgGAACGATGGAGAGACCGACGACAATTAAAGGCTGTTAACGGGCATGTTGACAATGCGCACACGCCCACAAAACAGGCACACGCAAacttgcacacatacacacacgcacacacaaagggAGACACGCATACATTGGCAAAggcatgcataaataaatttagtaaagttaattgaaataattacgTTTGGGGAGTGTTTCCGCTGTTCCCCTTTTGCCAAC
Coding sequences:
- the LOC117570672 gene encoding sodium channel protein Nach, with the translated sequence MPQKISSTPEQKDALAAMSRQQRLLDTLIIFRRSLVYQTKEFFQNSTLHGVRYIAETGRPIGEKFMWFCFTSIGAVTALVIIMSLWEKFQTNPTITGLDTDFHNQNVVFPTTVVCPEAAFDPNKSYNEVYKTVANYDADKALVYAPFLDLLTSLNFDNIRDAELLAKSIPADLLAESTIREWAFRSQISCENTLISCKYRDEDIVCCDHFEPIYTEHGFCYAFNSRFKSTAREDVKTGSPHDLYETDKKWALFFLPNSTTQIFIFSNEEYFGADFNAQIDWSEDQLVEVRISKKNTYTTDDARQLSIGQRKCIFSDEVKLQYFPDAYTFSSCMKQCRMAKAIKLCKCNPPFYKPINNVPMCAVKDFGCLNDYKLNITNIRDCLQCELSCSKTVFNIDKLMKITDRAEMPGVLVEFLTWPIIRYKREVLFGWVDLLVSFGGIASLFLGFSLLSGVEIIYYFTLRACCMVYKNRQELYEIEERIRHEPPPAIDLQLKLKSHVNPPNSASSSSSAVLQVKPVEGDKDADLGHLARQRRVEKGYMNYSKGLYRTPKVLPHHGYDNSKDKWQYDHGQYLP